Proteins found in one Planococcus citri chromosome 2, ihPlaCitr1.1, whole genome shotgun sequence genomic segment:
- the LOC135837937 gene encoding uncharacterized protein LOC135837937 — protein sequence MINMDDSSKKLHLLTKSACVQLVHEWAEKPSRSVVATDEAWAPPNSSTMEFQHLSAKSVCVQLVHEWAEKPSMAVTEAWAPSKGYGTCKLHDWYLHHMSEMDLSIVRDEIRYQIEDNMGLITEQVVIWVQCHHSINFFHDERWTDLRQYIKKLVWNRDFEIDYRATAKNILTNDKLSPVARLRFAGTYCIFEEIKDIYNSIDIDSMPYWDCMEEPFMNYWCWYILADNNSTNDNDDDDDDDYDYDDDDDDEEEEDSLPEFIRKRMMMFIMNSGKIDLWPVIEYVFDVFNTVGKWSHFECMVEVYGDKYLKDLLPKLSDKELRSKLARYTNAISTIFEKIVQYGTSNDARFVWKLCWSEMNSEEFCRVFEMLTLKSMKTANDFDNWTPLLMEIWTNAISRSRFRKSALDTALWRRIGEKFIEYAFEETNYKTNFRASRQISDPMKFIRIVLRSTEVQNRMTFFEKNFHWLILWAPFTEVDKLMRDFLECFNRDVVSLKEIIANSSEVESSLCKLLGYCEFDEFEAVLSFYSPGGVDNVVEHDVQNRLMCCKRKLMESSNGESHLCVCIYYGDWRPLYEYVKKIFSQAHITPKAFMIKLLKMGELLSYKMEKCEMNDLKECLCTVMSHTDSKLEDFKEQFKGNLFWALFDYEDPEEKIVDRARLQDFLLWIYNGNEELIDENFKQLNLLRLGFLVQLKFCIVEDSFRVTNSMKEYLEWCFATEAERKRFKRDMIYKFREYEIFDDMLTRRTYRRSMLLWFFDDDHSLIEKFMTEVFNA from the coding sequence ATGATAAATATGGACGATtcgtcgaaaaaattacatttgttGACAAAATCGGCATGCGTTCAACTAGTACACGAATGGGCTGAGAAACCATCGCGATCGGTGGTCGCAACCGATGAAGCTTGGGCACCGCCTAATTCGTCGACGATGGAATTTCAACATTTGTCTGCAAAATCGGTATGCGTTCAGCTAGTACACGAATGGGCTGAGAAACCATCGATGGCCGTAACCGAAGCTTGGGCACCGAGTAAAGGCTACGGTACTTGCAAGCTTCACGATTGGTACCTGCATCACATGAGTGAAATGGACTTATCGATCGTTCGGGATGAAATTCGATACCAAATCGAAGACAACATGGGACTGATTACAGAGCAGGTCGTGATCTGGGTTCAGTGTCATCATTCGATAAACTTCTTTCACGATGAACGATGGACTGACTTGAGGCAATACATCAAGAAACTGGTATGGAATCGTGATTTCGAAATCGACTACAGAGCTACGGCTAAAAATATCCTCACCAATGATAAGCTAAGCCCAGTGGCGAGATTACGATTCGCTGGTACGTATTGTATCTTCGAAGAAATCAAGGATATCTATAACTCGATCGACATCGACTCGATGCCGTATTGGGATTGTATGGAGGAACCGTTCATGAATTATTGGTGCTGGTATATTTTAGCTGATAATAATTCGACGAACGACaatgacgacgatgatgatgacgattacgattacgatgacgatgacgatgacgaggAAGAGGAGGATTCGCTTCCGGAATTTATTCGTAAAAGAATGATGATGTTTATTATGAATTCGGGCAAGATCGATTTGTGGCCAGTGATCGAGTACGTCTTCGATGTATTCAATACAGTGGGAAAATGGAGCCACTTCGAATGTATGGTCGAAGTGTACGGTGATAAATACCTGAAAGATTTATTGCCCAAATTGTCGGATAAAGAATTGAGGTCGAAGCTCGCACGTTACACCAACGCTATTTCgacaattttcgagaaaatcgtaCAGTATGGTACTTCGAACGATGCACGTTTCGTTTGGAAACTGTGCTGGAGTGAAATGAATTCGGAGGAGTTCTGCCGAGTTTTCGAAATGCTGACGCTGAAATCGATGAAAACCGCGAACGATTTCGACAATTGGACCCCGTTGTTGATGGAAATTTGGACCAACGCCATCTCCAGGAGCAGATTCAGGAAATCTGCTCTCGACACCGCGCTCTGGCGGAGAATCGgcgaaaaattcatcgaatacgCGTTCGAAGAAACTAACTATAAGACGAATTTTCGTGCCAGTCGCCAAATCAGCGATCCGATGAAATTCATCAGAATCGTATTGAGAAGCACCGAAGTCCAGAACAGAATGACATTTTTCGAGAAGAATTTCCATTGGTTGATCCTGTGGGCACCTTTTACCGAAGTAGATAAATTGATGCGCGATTTTCTGGAATGTTTCAATCGCGATGTGGTCAGTTTGAAAGAAATCATCGCCAACTCATCCGAAGTAGAGAGTTCGCTTTGTAAATTGCTGGGATATTGCGAATTTGACGAATTCGAAGCGGTGTTATCGTTTTATTCGCCCGGCGGTGTCGACAACGTTGTCGAGCACGATGTGCAAAATCGTTTGATGTGCTGTAAACGAAAGTTAATGGAGTCTTCGAATGGCGAATCTCATCTTTGTGTGTGTATATATTACGGAGATTGGAGGCCATTATACGAGTACGTGAAGAAGATCTTTTCGCAGGCCCATATCACGCCGAAAGCGTTCATGATTAAGCTACTGAAGATGGGCGAATTGCTGAGTTACAAAATGGAGAAATGCGAAATGAACGACTTGAAGGAATGCCTGTGCACGGTCATGTCCCATACAGACTCGAAATTAGAAGATTTTAAGGAACAATTCAAAGGCAACTTGTTCTGGGCTTTATTCGATTACGAAGATCCGGAAGAAAAAATAGTCGATCGAGCTCGCTTGCAAGATTTTTTGCTATGGATTTATAATGGCAACGAAGAATTAATCGATGAAAACTTCAAGCAACTGAACCTGCTTCGTCTAGGTTTTTTggttcagttgaaattttgcatcgtAGAAGATTCTTTCC